ACGCGTTGAACGTTTCAATGGCCGTGCCGCCATGCTCGGGTTTGTGATTGGTGTGCTGACGGAAGCCATCACCGGCCAGGGAATCATCCATCAGATCGGCCTTGGTCCACTGGTGGATGGCTATGCCGCCTGCAGCACCAAGTTCCTGCCGTTCTGTTTCTGATCAGTTTCCTGATCCAGCAGCCCTCACCCCTAGGGTTGAGGGCTGTCAGACCGGAGACATGGCTCGCAAGCGGCGCAAACTCAGTAAAGACATGGAGGCTGATAT
This region of Synechococcus sp. NOUM97013 genomic DNA includes:
- a CDS encoding high light inducible protein encodes the protein MDNQQASEKWFQDSASHAIHAEQLERVERFNGRAAMLGFVIGVLTEAITGQGIIHQIGLGPLVDGYAACSTKFLPFCF